From one Brevibacterium sp. 'Marine' genomic stretch:
- a CDS encoding multicopper oxidase domain-containing protein: MKRRRHASVAAGAAVAVVVAVGLAACGVSTTSVTQAEFDNELAIPPLAESTVDDGVRTFDLTAEKGATEFPGQDGPTETWGFNGSFLGPTLRAERGEKIAVDVANDLDEPTSVHWHGMHLPAKMDGGPHQMIDPGQTWKPYWTIDQPAATLWYHPHPHGKTEDHVYKGLAGMVILDDDASTEADLPDEYGVDDLPLIVQDRSFEDGELELSHDGAEPGMLGDTVMVNGTIGGVQEVASEKVRLRLLNGSTARTYAFEFPDRTMDLIAGDGGLLGEPTEVDRLRLAPGERAEVVVDFSAGETVRMRSAEVDLGGVAVPATMGGHDSFDVLEFRAAETLKPAPEPAWSPSKHAEEDALDGPEAARTRKFELEEREINGERMDMNRIDEVAYVGDTEVWEVRSRQPIPHSFHVHDVQFDVLSVDGEAPPVEMSGRKDTIYLEPNRDYRLLMRFEDFTDPTMPYMYHCHMLLHEDEGMMGQLVVIERGQEAEVGVPAGHEH, encoded by the coding sequence ATGAAACGGCGCAGGCATGCCTCGGTCGCGGCCGGTGCCGCCGTTGCGGTGGTCGTCGCGGTCGGGTTGGCAGCCTGCGGAGTGTCGACCACCTCGGTGACGCAGGCCGAGTTCGACAACGAACTGGCCATCCCGCCGTTGGCGGAATCGACGGTCGACGACGGTGTGCGCACCTTCGACCTCACCGCTGAGAAAGGGGCGACGGAGTTCCCCGGACAGGACGGGCCGACGGAGACCTGGGGATTCAACGGGTCATTTCTCGGGCCCACCCTGCGGGCCGAGCGCGGGGAGAAGATCGCCGTCGACGTCGCGAACGACCTCGACGAACCGACGAGCGTGCACTGGCACGGGATGCATCTGCCGGCGAAGATGGACGGGGGACCGCACCAGATGATCGACCCTGGTCAGACGTGGAAGCCGTACTGGACGATCGACCAGCCGGCCGCGACCCTGTGGTACCACCCGCATCCGCACGGGAAGACCGAAGACCATGTCTACAAAGGGCTGGCCGGGATGGTCATCCTCGACGACGATGCCAGCACTGAGGCGGATCTGCCGGACGAATACGGAGTCGACGACCTGCCGCTCATCGTTCAGGACAGATCCTTCGAGGACGGTGAGCTCGAGCTTTCGCACGACGGTGCCGAGCCGGGGATGCTCGGCGACACCGTCATGGTCAACGGCACGATCGGCGGAGTGCAGGAAGTGGCGTCGGAGAAGGTGCGGCTGCGCCTGCTCAACGGATCGACGGCGAGAACCTACGCCTTCGAATTCCCCGACCGGACGATGGATCTCATCGCCGGTGACGGCGGACTCCTCGGCGAACCCACCGAGGTCGACCGGCTCCGCCTGGCGCCGGGGGAGCGCGCCGAGGTGGTCGTCGACTTCTCGGCGGGCGAGACGGTGCGGATGCGTTCGGCCGAGGTCGACCTCGGCGGGGTGGCGGTGCCGGCGACGATGGGCGGTCACGATTCCTTCGACGTTCTCGAATTCCGCGCAGCCGAGACCCTGAAACCTGCTCCCGAACCTGCGTGGTCGCCGTCGAAGCACGCCGAGGAGGATGCCCTGGACGGGCCCGAGGCCGCCAGGACCCGCAAGTTCGAACTCGAGGAACGTGAGATCAACGGTGAGCGGATGGACATGAACCGCATCGACGAGGTGGCCTACGTCGGCGACACCGAGGTGTGGGAAGTGCGCAGCAGGCAGCCGATTCCGCACAGTTTCCATGTCCATGATGTGCAGTTCGACGTGCTCTCGGTCGATGGGGAGGCGCCGCCGGTGGAGATGAGCGGAAGGAAGGACACGATCTACCTCGAACCGAATCGCGACTACCGGCTGCTCATGCGATTCGAGGACTTCACCGACCCGACGATGCCGTACATGTATCACTGCCACATGCTGTTGCACGAGGACGAGGGCATGATGGGCCAGTTAGTCGTCATCGAGCGAGGTCAGGAGGCAGAAGTCGGAGTGCCGGCCGGGCACGAGCACTGA
- a CDS encoding nucleotidyl transferase AbiEii/AbiGii toxin family protein codes for MSEAKAPMPGPDPGLLDADEASSIAEDFGVAESQVRRDHLISHVLAALSAAVSEDVIFFGGTALTRTHLTDLRLSEDIDLIAVGDRQLVAGFIQAAVSRSLRRSLGRPAFTPDLVDTRRSEPAVMSVADSRIQIQLLSQKGYPPWPTEWREIEQRYSDAPPARLTVLTAPAFAAAKLVAWNDRHASRDLYDMWAMAVNGIISSEAAELFSRHGPFTSPGAVSFASIPSEQAWTTDLAHQCRPQVTAKAAAEAVAAAWSSV; via the coding sequence ATGAGTGAAGCGAAGGCTCCGATGCCGGGGCCGGATCCGGGTTTACTCGACGCAGACGAGGCGAGCTCAATCGCTGAGGATTTCGGTGTCGCGGAATCCCAGGTGCGCCGTGACCATCTCATTTCGCATGTCCTGGCGGCTCTATCAGCAGCGGTCTCTGAAGACGTCATCTTCTTCGGTGGAACTGCGCTGACACGCACCCATCTGACCGATTTGAGGCTGTCTGAGGACATCGATCTGATCGCCGTCGGCGACAGGCAGCTGGTGGCCGGATTCATCCAAGCCGCGGTGAGCAGGAGCCTGCGACGCTCGTTGGGCCGCCCGGCGTTCACTCCGGATCTGGTTGACACTCGGCGTTCGGAGCCTGCGGTGATGTCGGTAGCCGATTCGCGTATTCAGATTCAACTGCTGTCGCAGAAGGGATATCCACCTTGGCCGACCGAGTGGCGAGAAATCGAACAGCGCTACAGTGATGCGCCGCCTGCTCGGCTCACCGTGTTGACTGCTCCTGCATTCGCTGCAGCGAAACTTGTAGCGTGGAACGACAGACATGCCTCTCGCGATCTCTATGACATGTGGGCGATGGCGGTCAATGGGATCATCAGCAGCGAGGCCGCAGAGCTGTTCTCGCGTCACGGGCCGTTCACGAGCCCGGGTGCCGTGTCGTTCGCTTCGATTCCTTCAGAGCAGGCGTGGACGACTGATCTCGCCCATCAGTGCCGACCGCAGGTGACTGCGAAAGCGGCTGCAGAAGCGGTGGCGGCTGCTTGGTCGTCGGTCTGA
- a CDS encoding glucose 1-dehydrogenase, producing the protein MADFTNKVALVTGGGSGLGEAISKDLASKGAKVVLTDINLDAAQRVADEIAEAGGTASAIQQDTSSKEDSEKVVQFAVDTYGGLNFAVNNAGIGGKQVPVGETDLDSWDKVIDVNLNGVLYGMRFQIPAMLESGAKDSAIVNMASVHGTVAAINNGAYTAAKHGVVGITKNAAAEYGAEGLRINAVGPGYITTPLLESSLDAETLEGLKAKHPLGRLGTADEVAKVVSFLLSDDASFVSGAYYLIDGGYTAV; encoded by the coding sequence ATGGCAGATTTCACGAACAAGGTCGCACTCGTCACCGGTGGAGGCTCCGGACTCGGAGAGGCGATCTCCAAGGACCTCGCCTCCAAGGGCGCGAAGGTGGTCCTCACCGACATCAATCTCGACGCCGCGCAGCGCGTCGCCGATGAGATCGCCGAAGCCGGAGGAACCGCCTCGGCGATCCAGCAGGACACGTCCTCGAAGGAGGATTCGGAGAAGGTCGTTCAGTTCGCCGTCGACACCTATGGTGGGCTCAACTTCGCCGTGAACAACGCAGGCATCGGCGGCAAGCAGGTGCCCGTCGGTGAGACCGACCTCGACTCCTGGGACAAGGTCATCGACGTCAACCTCAACGGCGTGCTCTACGGCATGCGTTTCCAGATCCCGGCCATGCTCGAGTCCGGTGCGAAGGACTCCGCGATTGTCAATATGGCTTCGGTTCACGGAACCGTCGCCGCGATCAACAACGGCGCGTACACCGCCGCGAAGCACGGCGTCGTCGGCATCACGAAGAACGCCGCCGCCGAATACGGCGCGGAAGGTCTGCGCATCAACGCGGTCGGCCCCGGTTACATTACGACTCCGTTGCTGGAATCGAGCCTCGATGCCGAAACCCTTGAAGGGCTCAAGGCCAAGCACCCCCTCGGCCGCCTGGGCACCGCAGATGAAGTAGCTAAGGTGGTGTCGTTCCTGCTCTCCGACGACGCTTCGTTCGTCAGCGGCGCCTACTACCTCATTGACGGCGGCTACACCGCGGTGTGA